The Heptranchias perlo isolate sHepPer1 chromosome 40, sHepPer1.hap1, whole genome shotgun sequence genome has a window encoding:
- the LOC137305636 gene encoding pro-adrenomedullin-like isoform X2 has protein sequence MMVSLILLAVFYLHTGAVCESQELASTNRTPHPSPALLLYLQKLKNSKTKVFDRHVQSVLESYTGSASEFLYVKSEDTKESISDSTVPHGRVKRHKLGSGYHPSRHSSWGCPLATCQTHNLANWLYLLAVNKGKDDTAPKNTGDPHSYGKRRRRRRSIYLPGNSIRLHTDVQTHQQGRTGKDPWARPARPTQL, from the exons ATGATGGTGTCACTCATCCTCCTCGCAGTGTTCTACTTACACACCGGAGCTGTCTGTGAATCGCAGGAGCTGGCCAGCACCAACAG GACTCCGCatccctctcctgctctcctctTGTACCTGCAGAAGCTGAAAAACTCCAAGACAAAGGTGTTTGACCGACACGTGCAGAGCGTCCTGGAATCGTACACTGGCTCAGCCAGCGAATTCCTCTATGTTAAATCAGAGGACACCAAGGAAAGCATCAGTGACAG CACGGTGCCACACGGCAGGGTGAAGCGTCACAAGCTGGGCTCGGGGTATCACCCCAGCCGCCATAGCTCCTGGGGCTGCCCGCTGGCCACCTGCCAGACCCACAACCTGGCCAACTGGCTGTACCTACTGGCGGTGAACAAGGGGAAGGACGACACGGCCCCCAAGAATACTGGCGACCCCCACAGCTacggcaagaggaggaggagacggaggtccATCTACCTCCCCGGCAATTCCATCAGGTTACACACGGACGTACAAACGCATCAACAAGGACGGACAGGGAAAGACCCTTGGGCCCGTCCAGCCCGTCCCACCCAACTGTGA
- the LOC137305636 gene encoding pro-adrenomedullin-like isoform X1 — MMVSLILLAVFYLHTGAVCESQELASTNSRTPHPSPALLLYLQKLKNSKTKVFDRHVQSVLESYTGSASEFLYVKSEDTKESISDSTVPHGRVKRHKLGSGYHPSRHSSWGCPLATCQTHNLANWLYLLAVNKGKDDTAPKNTGDPHSYGKRRRRRRSIYLPGNSIRLHTDVQTHQQGRTGKDPWARPARPTQL, encoded by the exons ATGATGGTGTCACTCATCCTCCTCGCAGTGTTCTACTTACACACCGGAGCTGTCTGTGAATCGCAGGAGCTGGCCAGCACCAACAG CAGGACTCCGCatccctctcctgctctcctctTGTACCTGCAGAAGCTGAAAAACTCCAAGACAAAGGTGTTTGACCGACACGTGCAGAGCGTCCTGGAATCGTACACTGGCTCAGCCAGCGAATTCCTCTATGTTAAATCAGAGGACACCAAGGAAAGCATCAGTGACAG CACGGTGCCACACGGCAGGGTGAAGCGTCACAAGCTGGGCTCGGGGTATCACCCCAGCCGCCATAGCTCCTGGGGCTGCCCGCTGGCCACCTGCCAGACCCACAACCTGGCCAACTGGCTGTACCTACTGGCGGTGAACAAGGGGAAGGACGACACGGCCCCCAAGAATACTGGCGACCCCCACAGCTacggcaagaggaggaggagacggaggtccATCTACCTCCCCGGCAATTCCATCAGGTTACACACGGACGTACAAACGCATCAACAAGGACGGACAGGGAAAGACCCTTGGGCCCGTCCAGCCCGTCCCACCCAACTGTGA